A window of the Bdellovibrio sp. ZAP7 genome harbors these coding sequences:
- a CDS encoding nitroreductase family protein, whose protein sequence is MIKEDFYQLLSSRKSIRKFKPDAVPKEVLDRLLAAAMEAPSGKNRQNWRFFVVTGKKRDEYIQYSQKSWLGIKDVLQQRLKPSLYAFTERFFFTLGDAPVLVFAYSHNDSEERYHTSIGSVYMAVENLNLACLVEGLGCCTMGAPLEIKEEVDKFLGVDKLPEYQRGELELLCGVVIGYPDHNPPKAPRQTEGRVFWLS, encoded by the coding sequence ATGATCAAAGAAGATTTCTACCAGCTTTTATCCTCTAGAAAATCCATTCGAAAATTCAAACCCGATGCAGTTCCTAAGGAAGTTTTAGATCGTCTTCTAGCGGCGGCCATGGAGGCCCCATCGGGAAAAAATCGTCAGAACTGGCGTTTTTTTGTCGTTACTGGAAAAAAGCGTGATGAATACATACAGTATTCTCAAAAATCCTGGCTAGGAATCAAAGATGTTCTTCAGCAACGTTTGAAACCGTCTTTATATGCGTTCACCGAACGTTTCTTTTTTACCTTAGGGGACGCTCCAGTTTTGGTTTTCGCTTATTCTCATAATGATTCAGAAGAACGTTATCACACAAGTATCGGTTCCGTTTATATGGCTGTGGAAAATTTGAATCTTGCCTGCCTAGTGGAAGGACTAGGCTGTTGCACGATGGGAGCACCACTAGAAATAAAAGAAGAAGTGGATAAGTTTCTGGGTGTGGATAAACTTCCGGAATACCAACGAGGCGAGCTGGAACTTCTTTGTGGAGTCGTAATTGGATACCCTGATCACAATCCTCCCAAGGCTCCTCGACAAACCGAAGGCCGAGTTTTCTGGTTGAGTTAA
- a CDS encoding methyl-accepting chemotaxis protein produces the protein MKSFSLYAKVWSVVGVLIAGSAVIAFIGITKLESFDREVDDIVSETAVKVEIANELRASLYKQLYLQQTYILANTPAEMSEISSEIKKTEEELVQEISAYREYHLTEDAQTLKLFEETYKTWLQLSQEVREHAAASNDAKAVELFQGKGHKIRDEILDYSDKLAQFNRVKMSKAADTVRADYNISHSLIVMVSSLVGALSILISVLVLTRLKKSISLLISNLSDNSRNVALASHQIASSSEELAQAASEQANSLEEAVGTLEKVNEMLGSTLKNTHEAAALAEGTCRAALSGENEIRELSMSIREISEDSVKITEITHVIDDIAFQINVLALNAAVEAARAGEQGKGFAVVAEAVRELAQKSASAASDISALIKGSNDKISEKSQQVDQSVLALKNIVESAKKVATLNSEIAGTFDSQSEGLSQVNKAMLQIDQATQMNAATSEEAAAAAEELANQSDSMNDTILSLEVTINGFVKRAEESHSLGATPQMLFRSNRLALKA, from the coding sequence GTGAAGAGTTTCAGTCTGTATGCAAAAGTTTGGTCAGTCGTGGGTGTGTTGATTGCCGGAAGCGCTGTCATCGCCTTTATCGGGATCACTAAGCTTGAGTCATTTGATCGTGAGGTCGATGACATTGTCAGTGAGACTGCCGTCAAAGTTGAAATTGCAAACGAGCTTCGTGCTTCTTTGTACAAACAACTTTATTTACAACAGACCTATATTCTAGCGAATACCCCAGCGGAAATGTCCGAAATCTCCTCTGAAATCAAAAAGACTGAAGAAGAGTTGGTTCAAGAAATTTCAGCTTACAGAGAATATCATCTAACTGAAGATGCGCAGACTTTGAAATTATTTGAAGAGACCTATAAAACCTGGTTGCAGCTTTCCCAAGAAGTTCGCGAACACGCGGCAGCCAGTAACGATGCGAAAGCCGTAGAGCTGTTTCAAGGCAAGGGTCATAAAATCAGAGATGAAATTTTGGACTATTCGGATAAGCTGGCGCAGTTTAACCGCGTAAAAATGAGTAAAGCCGCAGATACGGTTCGTGCAGATTACAACATATCGCACTCTCTGATCGTGATGGTGAGCTCTTTAGTCGGAGCTTTAAGTATTCTTATTTCCGTTCTGGTTTTAACTCGTTTGAAAAAATCTATCAGTCTGTTGATTTCAAATCTTTCAGATAATTCGCGTAACGTCGCCCTGGCATCTCATCAGATTGCATCGTCTTCAGAAGAGTTAGCCCAGGCGGCTAGCGAGCAAGCCAATTCATTAGAGGAGGCCGTTGGCACTCTTGAAAAAGTGAATGAAATGCTCGGCTCGACTTTAAAAAATACACATGAGGCAGCGGCGTTAGCTGAGGGCACTTGTCGGGCGGCTTTGTCAGGAGAAAATGAAATCCGCGAGCTGAGCATGTCTATTCGTGAAATTTCAGAAGACTCGGTTAAGATCACAGAAATTACTCATGTGATAGACGACATCGCTTTTCAAATTAATGTTCTTGCCCTGAACGCAGCGGTCGAAGCTGCACGCGCTGGTGAGCAGGGCAAAGGTTTCGCTGTGGTTGCCGAAGCTGTTCGAGAGCTTGCGCAAAAAAGTGCCTCGGCTGCCAGTGATATTTCGGCTTTGATCAAAGGAAGCAACGATAAGATCTCTGAGAAATCCCAGCAAGTTGATCAAAGTGTTTTGGCTCTGAAAAACATTGTCGAGTCTGCGAAAAAAGTGGCGACTCTCAATTCTGAGATCGCAGGAACTTTCGACAGCCAGTCAGAGGGTCTAAGCCAAGTGAATAAAGCGATGCTGCAAATCGATCAAGCGACACAGATGAACGCCGCAACATCTGAAGAGGCGGCGGCGGCGGCCGAAGAATTAGCCAATCAGTCGGACTCGATGAATGATACGATTCTTTCATTAGAGGTGACTATAAATGGGTTCGTAAAACGGGCGGAAGAGTCGCATTCCTTGGGGGCGACTCCCCAAATGTTATTCAGATCGAATAGGTTGGCTTTGAAGGCATAA